The genomic segment CGGTGAAGCGGATGTTCGGCAAACTGACGAGGGCATCATGGTTCAAATGGCCGAGGTCGATCGTGATTCGATCGCCACGGTGATCGAGCTCACCATCGAGGGCGATGCGCTCGAGATCGAGCCGGTTTGATATCCCAGCTCATCCCTCGTCGTAGCCTTTCAGCACACGATACCAGATGTTTCGAAACCGCACGGGGTTGCCGTGATCTTGGAGTCTGAGCGGTCCGACGGGCGGGTGAGGTCTATACTGCGGTAAGGTCCTATGCCCCGTCGGGCCAAGAAGCTCAACATGATTATGGACGACAATGCCGTTATGTAAAACGGTCACGTATGCCGGGCGTATCAGCTTGTCGCCCTCAAAGCAAGGCGCTTCCCAGATGATGTCATACGTCTGCCATTGGCCCGGTCTGCGGCAAGCGTTCACCAGAGGTGGAAACTGACCGTAGATAGCGGCTGTAGTGCCATCGGCATAGGTGGGGTTCTCATAGCAGTCCAGAACCTGTATCTCATAAAGCCCCATCATGAACACGCCGCTGTTGCCTCGCCCTTGTCCCTCGCCCTTGACTTCCGCCGGGGCCATCCACTCGATGTGCAGCTGACAGTCGCCGAAATGCTCCTTCGTCTGGATATCGCCCGTGCCGGCGACGACCTCCATATATCCGTTTTCAACCTTCCACCGAGCCGGTCCGCCGTCCCTGCTGCTTACCCAGTTGGATAGATCGGTGCCATCGAAGAGGATGATGGCATCAGAGGGCGGATCGCCCAACTTCTCGCCCGGCGTGACGATGCGAGGTTGAGGACGGTTGGAATCATGTACCCGATATTTCGATCCGGGCAAAAACGGGGTATCATCGTAGCCTAACTTCGCCATGGCATATCCTCCTTTTCTCAAGTTAATCACGGCATCCAAATTATACTACGCTTTCAGGATGGTATCAAGGGGATTTCCTACACCCCGGAAACCGAGGCGGCCCCGACATATTGAAAAACTCGAATCGATATGGGATAATACAATTCAACGGAAAGGACGGGGCAGAGGGATGATTAACCTTATCCTTGATGATCTCAAGAGGGTGGATGAAAGATTGAAGGAAACGGTACGTAGCGAGTTCGACCTGATCTCTCGAATCTCGCTCGGAGCTATCGAAGGCGGCAAGCGGCTGAGACCATCGTTGCTGATTCTGTGGACGAGAGGAACGGCTCAACGGGAGCTCGATCCGCAGGAGGAGAGCAGGATGATAGATCTCGCCGCAACGGTCGAGCTGATCCATGTGGCCTCACTCGTCCATGACGATATAGTGGATGGGTCAACCATAAGGAGGGGGAAACCGACCGTAAATTTCAGATGGAACACGCGTATAGCGCTCTTGGAAGGCGACTACCTGTTAGCTCGAGCGATGAACCTGGCGGCCAAAAGCGCGTCCCGAGCTCAGATGAGACTGATCACGCGTTGCCTCAGGCGGATGTGTGAGGGGGAGATAATGCAGACATGGGCCTGCGGTGAAATAGATCTTACCCTGGATAGATATCTGGATTTCATATCGATGAAGACCGCCTCGCTTATGGAGAGCTCCTGTATGCTTGGAACGATGATATCGGGGGCGAAGCATCTGCACAGATCCGCTCGTATATACGGCCTGCACTTCGGGATGGCGTTCCAAATAGTCGATGACGTGAGAGACCTGATAGGCACGGATCTGAGTCTCGGTAAGGAGGTTCATAATGACCTGCTTCAGCGGAGGTTTACCGCCCCGATAATATATCTCAGGGAGATATGCGACGAGGAGGATCGGAAGGAACTCATGAAAAAGCTGCGGGGGGATCTATCCGGGGAGGATCTGCACTGGGTGATCCGTCTTGCCAGAAACTATGGCGTGGTAGAGCGATGTCATGAGATGATCAGAAGGCTTCTATCGGTCGCCATCTCCGCTCTCGATCGGTTTCCGGAAGGGGAGCCCAAATATGCCCTTGAGGCTGTAACTATGAAGCTGGGGGAGATGATAAAGGATGAGACATCTACTTGATCTGATAACCGATGAGATGTTAGGGCGAATACTTCTATCGATACTTCTGGGCGGATCAGTCGGCCTGGAGCGGGAACTACACGGTCGAGCGGCCGGGTTCCGGACCCATATTCTAGTTTGCCTCGGCGCCACCATAATCACCCTGGCCTCCACAAAGCTGTATCCCGGATTTGCCAATTTGACCAGCAACAACGTGGTCCGGATAGACCCCGGGCGAATCGCCGCCGGAATCGTAACCGGTATCGGTTTTTTAGGGGCGGGGGTGATCGTCCGATCCGGAAAGGCGTTACGAGGATTGACCACGGCCGCTTCCATCTGGTTTACAGCCGGATTGGGAATCGTGATAGGCCTCGGCCTATATCGTCTCTCCTGCGAAGCAACCATATTCGCACTGGCAACCCTCTTCCTGCTCAGGAAAACGGAGAATTATATACGCCAGGATTGGTACGCCACCGTTAAGGTGAGGGCCGATCGAAAGGAGGGATTGCTGGGGGAGATCATCGAGATATGCCGACAGCACGATCTGACGGTGAAGGGATATGAGATAGAGGATGACATCCAGAGCAACATGGTGACCATCACCTTAGACGTGCGTTTCAAACGCAGAAGATACACCGGTCAGGAGCTAGTGGATGAGCTTTCGAGAAGAAGCGGAATCAGACAGGTTCAATGGAGCTAGAGCTCAGAAGGAATTGTATGCTCGCTCTGATCGCTACCTCAATCAATCTCATCTGCATGTGAGGCGGAGTTCTGAGGTTGTTGTTCTGAACCTCAACTGTGAGGCACGGTATCCTGTGGTAAAGCTCCCCCCAGCATTTCCTGAAGTATCGGATTTGATCCTCGCCGTATCCCAGCGGTTTGGGATCGGGGAT from the Candidatus Poribacteria bacterium genome contains:
- a CDS encoding DUF1080 domain-containing protein, coding for MAKLGYDDTPFLPGSKYRVHDSNRPQPRIVTPGEKLGDPPSDAIILFDGTDLSNWVSSRDGGPARWKVENGYMEVVAGTGDIQTKEHFGDCQLHIEWMAPAEVKGEGQGRGNSGVFMMGLYEIQVLDCYENPTYADGTTAAIYGQFPPLVNACRRPGQWQTYDIIWEAPCFEGDKLIRPAYVTVLHNGIVVHNHVELLGPTGHRTLPQYRPHPPVGPLRLQDHGNPVRFRNIWYRVLKGYDEG
- a CDS encoding polyprenyl synthetase family protein; translated protein: MINLILDDLKRVDERLKETVRSEFDLISRISLGAIEGGKRLRPSLLILWTRGTAQRELDPQEESRMIDLAATVELIHVASLVHDDIVDGSTIRRGKPTVNFRWNTRIALLEGDYLLARAMNLAAKSASRAQMRLITRCLRRMCEGEIMQTWACGEIDLTLDRYLDFISMKTASLMESSCMLGTMISGAKHLHRSARIYGLHFGMAFQIVDDVRDLIGTDLSLGKEVHNDLLQRRFTAPIIYLREICDEEDRKELMKKLRGDLSGEDLHWVIRLARNYGVVERCHEMIRRLLSVAISALDRFPEGEPKYALEAVTMKLGEMIKDETST
- a CDS encoding MgtC/SapB family protein, with translation MRHLLDLITDEMLGRILLSILLGGSVGLERELHGRAAGFRTHILVCLGATIITLASTKLYPGFANLTSNNVVRIDPGRIAAGIVTGIGFLGAGVIVRSGKALRGLTTAASIWFTAGLGIVIGLGLYRLSCEATIFALATLFLLRKTENYIRQDWYATVKVRADRKEGLLGEIIEICRQHDLTVKGYEIEDDIQSNMVTITLDVRFKRRRYTGQELVDELSRRSGIRQVQWS